A stretch of Oryza brachyantha chromosome 4, ObraRS2, whole genome shotgun sequence DNA encodes these proteins:
- the LOC102705248 gene encoding uncharacterized protein LOC102705248, which produces MASSLSSGPDALRHRGQVPQQEPVRGDSVVQIGDDDGRHGRSPEERAPSPSAREKRQRRMKRFMEYSKRALLYEFPLATALLQHRAASFTGSTWAKVGVALLCAAFFADLMGSLYLSLVTRLDDHAAEVSASSCRWHGFRIYASGVLLMSMPFCLLMSLNGLYAFLAVALAPPLYLVLLVFAKENRQPSTADDDFPAPRGERQGMRYEDYDGKLKYQFDASAAVNTIATGAGLTGTFFGYSSDYSPDHAVTVSESLLFLTIVGGQFVMLITAARPMFRKESSPARLAGFLGQLVGSLPVLLSLSAFAGAIDFLGGLALLAFSIDFLELVFFFKAMFYSELEEPSPPTTAPPPEAADAPAAGETQNELKLLWLCVMCVYFMALEALYQEQGRRKTTLEWLDRGRVLIYFWAFCCCSLDGGKGKLPLLPPLDELRKQHRFSVVLAAARYAVMVLAAFDAVCRIAGPFLAPVLRRS; this is translated from the coding sequence atggcgagctCGCTGTCCTCCGGCCCCGATGCTCTCCGCCACCGGGGACAGGTGCCCCAGCAAGAACCGGTTAGGGGTGACAGCGTTGTTCAGAtcggtgacgacgacggccgccaCGGCCGGTCACCGGAGGAGagagcgccgtcgccgtcggcgagaGAGAAGCGGCAGAGGCGGATGAAGCGGTTCATGGAGTACTCGAAGCGCGCCCTCCTGTACGAGTTCCCGCTCGCCACCGCTCTGCTGCAGCACCGGGCGGCGAGCTTCACCGGCAGCACGTGGGCCAAGGTCGGCGTCGCGCTCCTCTGCGCCGCCTTCTTCGCCGACCTCATGGGCTCCCTCTACCTCTCCCTCGTCACGAGGCTCGACGACCACGCCGCCGAGGTTAGTGCCTCCAGCTGCCGGTGGCACGGCTTCCGGATCTACGCCTCCGGCGTGCTCCTCATGTCCATGCCCTTCTGCCTGCTCATGTCGCTCAACGGCCTCTACGCGTttctcgccgtcgcgctcgcgccgccgctttATCTCGTCCTGTTGGTGTTCGCCAAGGAGAACCGTCAACCGAgcaccgccgacgacgacttcccggcgccgcgcggcgaAAGACAGGGGATGCGGTACGAGGACTACGACGGCAAGCTGAAGTACCAGTTCGACGCCTCGGCCGCCGTGAACACCATCGCAACCGGAGCGGGCCTCACGGGCACCTTCTTCGGCTACTCCAGCGACTACTCGCCGGATCACGCCGTCACCGTCTCCGAGAGCCTACTGTTCCTGACCATCGTCGGCGGGCAGTTCGTGATGCTCATCACAGCGGCTCGGCCGATGTTCCGCAAGGAATCCTCACCGGCAAGACTCGCCGGCTTCCTGGGCCAGCTGGTAGGGAGCCTTCCAGTGCTGCTCTCGCTCAGCGCGTTCGCCGGCGCCATCGACTTCCTGGGAGGGCTCGCCCTGCTCGCCTTCTCCATCGACTTCCTCGAGCTGGTCTTCTTCTTCAAAGCCATGTTCTACAGCGAGCTGGAGGAGCCTTCTCCACCgacgaccgcgccgccgccggaggccgCCGACGCTCCGGCGGCAGGGGAGACGCAGAACGAGCTGAAGCTGCTGTGGCTGTGCGTGATGTGCGTCTACTTCATGGCGCTGGAGGCGCTGTACCAGGAGCAAGGACGGAGGAAGACGACGCTGGAGTGGTTGGACAGGGGCAGGGTGCTGATCTACTTCTGGGCCTTCTGCTGCTGCAGTCTCGACGGCGGCAAGGGGAAGCtcccgctgctgccgccgttgGACGAACTGAGGAAGCAGCACCGCTTCTCGGTGGTGCTCGCGGCAGCACGCTACGCCGTCATGGTGCTCGCCGCGTTCGACGCCGTCTGCCGTATCGCCGGTCCGTTTCTCGCCCCAGTTCTAAGAAGATCCTAG
- the LOC102715383 gene encoding probable indole-3-pyruvate monooxygenase YUCCA5, giving the protein MVLFPCDRMDSLFSPHTKLVSGPIIIGAGPSGLAVAAGLREQGVPFTMLERADCIASLWQKRTYDRLKLHLPKQFCELPRMPFPEHYPEYPTRRQFIDYLEDYRAKFDINPLFGHTVVSARYDQTSGLWRVRAAAAGGSETEYIGNWIAVATGENAESVLPDIPGLDAFGGEVTHVADYKSGEAYRGKEVLVVGCGNSGMEVSLDLCDHGARPSMVVRDAVHVLPREVLGKSTFELAVLLMAWLPLWLVDKILVVLAWIFLGNLAKLGIRRPTVGPLTLKNSTGRTPVLDYGALARIRSGEITVVPGVTRFGKGFAELADGRVISLDAVVLATGYRSNVPQWLQGNDFFSKDGYPKASFPHGWKGESGLYAVGFTRRGLSGASADAVRTAKDLGKAWKEETKPTNKPTGCHRRCISVIF; this is encoded by the exons ATGGTGCTGTTCCCCTGTGATCGCATGGACAGCCTCTTCTCCCCGCACACGAAGCTGGTGAGCGGGCCGATCATCATCGGCGCCGGGCCGTCGGGgctggccgtggcggcggggcTGCGGGAGCAAGGTGTGCCGTTCACCATGCTGGAGCGCGCCGACTGCATCGCCTCGCTGTGGCAGAAGCGCACCTACGACCGCCTCAAGCTCCACCTCCCCAAGCAGTTCTGCGAGCTGCCGCGGATGCCCTTCCCGGAGCACTACCCGGAGTACCCCACCCGCCGCCAGTTCATCGACTACCTCGAGGACTACCGCGCCAAGTTCGACATCAACCCCCTGTTCGGCCACACCGTCGTCTCCGCGCGCTACGACCAGACCTCCGGCCTCTGGCgggtgcgcgccgccgccgccggcggctccgAGACCGAGTACATTGGCAACTggatcgccgtcgccaccggcgAGAACGCCGAGAGCGTCCTCCCGGACATCCCCGGCCTCGACGCCTTCGGCGGCGAGGTCACCCACGTCGCCGACTACAAGTCCGGCGAGGCGTACCGCGGCAAGGAGGTGCTCGTCGTCGGCTGCGGGAACTCCGGCATGGAGGTGTCGCTCGACCTGTGCGACCACGGCGCGCGCCCCTCGATGGTGGTCCGCGACGCCGTCCACGTCCTCCCCCGCGAGGTGCTCGGCAAGTCGACCTTCGAGCTCGCCGTGCTGCTCATGGCGTGGCTCCCGCTCTGGCTCGTCGACAAgatcctcgtcgtcctcgcctgGATCTTCCTCGGCAACCTCGCCAAGCTCGGCAtccgccgccccaccgtcgGCCCGCTCACGCTCAAGAACTCCACCGGCCGCACCCCGGTGCTCGACTACGGCGCGCTCGCAAGGATCCGCTCCGGCGAGATCACCGTCGTACCGGGCGTCACCCGCTTCGGCAAGGGCTTCGCCGAGCTCGCCGACGGCCGCGTCATCAgcctcgacgccgtcgtcctcgccacCGGCTACCGCAGCAATGTGCCCCAATGGCTCCAG GGCAACGACTTCTTCAGCAAGGACGGATACCCCAAGGCATCGTTCCCCCATGGATGGAAGGGAGAGTCAGGGCTGTACGCCGTCGGCTTCACCCGGCGGGGGCTCTccggcgcctccgccgacgccgTGCGCACCGCCAAGGACCTCGGGAAGGCGTGGAAGGAGGAGACAAAGCCGACCAACAAGCCGACGGGATGCCACCGGAGGTGCATCTCCGTCATCTTCTaa